From Salinirubellus salinus, the proteins below share one genomic window:
- a CDS encoding DUF7503 family protein, which translates to MAHDDIASYLAAHPKMAGVLFTALLLLTQTGSAMAAVGSTCPGP; encoded by the coding sequence ATGGCACACGACGACATCGCCTCGTACCTGGCAGCGCATCCGAAGATGGCCGGCGTCCTGTTCACGGCGCTCCTGTTGCTCACCCAGACCGGCTCCGCGATGGCGGCGGTCGGGTCGACTTGCCCCGGCCCCTGA
- a CDS encoding DUF1616 domain-containing protein, with protein MISDSVRSTLAAYVRSLLSPPADLAVGLVAVSVTAAAALLLEGPLGTAAGLPLLLFIPGYAVVSALFPRSADATSRVAPVTLVQRAGLSFGLSVALLPLLGLSLFLLGLSVDALSVVVLLAGVSVVGLVMAAYRRWQLPADQRFVVPYDRWWRTARESTFGSDSHADTALNLGLGLAVVVTLSLLTYGVVASGAGPAYTESSIVVENESGALVASGYPDELNPDESEPFVLELTNHEGVSVQYTYVVELQRVDQSGTIVERAPFDRGSALVADGETWRGAIRGSPGLTGEDLRLTVYLYEGSVPATPRAASATNHLFIWVDVPVSQ; from the coding sequence ATGATATCTGACTCGGTCAGGTCGACACTGGCCGCGTACGTCCGGTCGCTCCTCTCCCCCCCGGCCGACCTCGCCGTGGGGCTGGTGGCGGTCTCGGTCACCGCCGCCGCGGCACTGCTGCTCGAGGGGCCGCTCGGCACCGCCGCCGGCCTCCCACTCCTGCTGTTCATTCCCGGCTACGCGGTGGTCTCTGCCCTCTTCCCCAGGTCGGCCGATGCCACCTCTCGCGTCGCGCCAGTCACGTTAGTCCAGCGGGCCGGGCTATCCTTTGGCCTGAGCGTCGCGCTGTTACCGCTGCTGGGGCTTTCGCTGTTCCTCCTCGGCCTGTCCGTCGACGCCCTGTCGGTCGTGGTACTCCTCGCTGGTGTCTCGGTCGTCGGACTGGTGATGGCCGCATACCGGCGGTGGCAACTCCCTGCAGACCAGCGGTTCGTCGTCCCGTACGACCGCTGGTGGCGGACAGCGCGGGAGTCAACGTTCGGGAGCGACTCGCACGCCGACACCGCGCTGAACCTCGGGCTTGGCCTCGCCGTGGTCGTCACTCTCTCGCTGCTCACCTACGGCGTCGTCGCCTCAGGTGCCGGACCGGCTTACACCGAGAGTTCGATCGTCGTCGAGAACGAGTCCGGAGCGCTGGTCGCGTCCGGCTATCCTGATGAACTCAACCCCGACGAGAGCGAACCGTTCGTCCTCGAACTGACGAACCACGAGGGCGTGTCTGTCCAGTACACGTACGTCGTCGAACTCCAGCGGGTCGACCAGTCTGGGACCATCGTGGAGCGGGCGCCGTTCGACCGTGGGTCCGCGCTGGTGGCCGACGGGGAGACGTGGCGAGGTGCGATTCGCGGGTCGCCGGGCCTCACTGGCGAAGACCTGCGTCTCACCGTCTACCTCTACGAAGGGTCGGTACCAGCGACGCCGCGGGCCGCGTCCGCGACGAACCACCTGTTCATCTGGGTCGACGTCCCGGTATCCCAGTGA
- a CDS encoding nucleotide sugar dehydrogenase: protein MSHERPREVRSLYGSDAPPAVQRASLTSGAVPVAVYGLGKMGLPLAAVLAETTGNVTGVDIDPAVVERVSAGESPVDGEPGLPELVSELVAAGDLRATSDPVAAASDASVHVVIVPTVLRGTDPDLSSLAAAVESIGAGLDPGDLVLVESTVPPGTCADVVEPTLAAESGLSTDAFGLAFCPERTKSGRALADIRGTHPKIVGGRDIESTRAARVVYEPVTSNDVLVAPDVTTAECVKVFEGVYRDVNIALANELARLADELAVDVNRAIDLANTQPFCDIHDPGVGVGGHCIPYYPFFLLSRLETPLPLTRRARGINDAMPSFAARTLVQELDERGVPADEARVLLLGLAYRPGVAETRKSPAGPLATVLSELGTTVYGTDPVLDESTAGEFDLTPVALEDVPELDLDGVVLVTAHPEFDGLDWGALEELVVVDGRDALDLSGTDHWVYTIGSGVTNG from the coding sequence ATGAGTCACGAACGCCCACGCGAGGTGCGCTCGCTCTACGGCAGCGACGCCCCGCCGGCGGTCCAGCGGGCGTCACTCACGTCGGGGGCGGTCCCGGTCGCCGTCTACGGCCTCGGGAAGATGGGCCTGCCGCTGGCGGCCGTGCTCGCCGAGACGACCGGGAACGTCACGGGCGTCGACATCGACCCGGCCGTCGTCGAGCGCGTGTCGGCTGGTGAGTCACCAGTCGACGGGGAGCCGGGACTCCCGGAGCTCGTCTCGGAACTGGTCGCCGCGGGCGACCTCCGCGCGACGAGTGACCCGGTCGCGGCCGCCAGCGACGCGAGCGTCCACGTGGTCATCGTCCCGACGGTGCTCCGCGGGACCGACCCGGACCTCTCGAGCCTCGCGGCCGCCGTCGAGAGCATCGGCGCCGGCCTCGACCCCGGTGACCTCGTCCTCGTGGAGTCGACGGTCCCGCCCGGTACCTGTGCGGACGTGGTCGAGCCGACGCTCGCCGCGGAGAGCGGGCTGTCGACCGACGCGTTCGGCCTGGCGTTCTGCCCGGAGCGGACCAAGAGCGGGCGCGCGCTGGCCGACATCCGCGGGACCCACCCGAAGATCGTCGGCGGGCGGGACATCGAGAGCACGCGGGCCGCCCGCGTCGTCTACGAACCCGTCACGAGCAACGACGTCCTCGTGGCCCCCGACGTCACCACCGCCGAGTGCGTGAAGGTGTTCGAGGGGGTCTACCGTGACGTGAACATCGCGCTGGCGAACGAACTGGCGCGGCTCGCCGACGAACTCGCCGTGGACGTGAACCGGGCCATCGATCTCGCGAACACCCAGCCGTTCTGTGACATCCACGACCCCGGCGTCGGCGTCGGTGGGCACTGCATCCCGTACTACCCGTTCTTCCTCCTCTCGAGGCTGGAGACGCCGCTCCCCCTCACTCGGCGCGCTCGGGGCATCAACGACGCGATGCCGTCGTTCGCCGCCCGGACCCTCGTCCAGGAACTCGACGAGCGGGGCGTCCCGGCCGACGAGGCGCGTGTCCTCCTCCTCGGGCTGGCCTACCGGCCGGGCGTCGCCGAGACGCGCAAGTCGCCAGCGGGACCGCTCGCGACGGTGCTCTCGGAACTCGGCACCACGGTGTACGGGACCGACCCGGTGCTCGACGAGTCGACCGCCGGCGAGTTCGACCTCACGCCGGTCGCGCTCGAGGACGTGCCCGAACTGGACCTCGACGGCGTCGTCCTCGTCACCGCGCACCCGGAGTTCGACGGCCTCGACTGGGGGGCACTCGAGGAACTGGTCGTGGTCGACGGTCGGGACGCGCTCGACCTCTCCGGTACCGACCACTGGGTCTACACCATCGGCTCGGGCGTGACGAACGGGTAG
- a CDS encoding DegT/DnrJ/EryC1/StrS family aminotransferase, with translation MIDVASPSVGERELAAVREVLESGYLADGPEVRAFEREFADTVGAGHAVATSNGTTALHAALHALGIGDGDRVVTTPFSFVATANAIRFCGAEPVFADVDPRTCNLDPAAVERVVQREPVDAILAVHLYGLPAGMDRLRRLADRHSLLLVEDAAQAHGATYRGESVGALGDAAAFSFYPTKNMTTGEGGMVTTDDEAVAERAARFVNHGRSDASTHEALGHNFRLTSVAAAIGRVQLERLPEFVEARRANARRLDEAVAETALVGPPDPPGVRHAYHQYTVRSDDRERLERHLEDAGVGTGVYYPRPIHEQPAYDHVDASLPVAERLAEEVLSVPVHPALDEHELETVADALGGYDHA, from the coding sequence ATGATCGACGTCGCTTCCCCCTCGGTCGGCGAGCGGGAACTGGCCGCCGTCCGCGAGGTCCTGGAGAGCGGGTACCTCGCCGACGGCCCGGAGGTCCGTGCTTTCGAGCGTGAGTTCGCCGACACCGTCGGTGCGGGTCACGCCGTCGCGACGAGCAACGGGACGACCGCGCTCCACGCGGCGCTCCACGCCCTCGGCATCGGCGACGGTGACCGCGTCGTGACGACGCCGTTCTCGTTCGTCGCGACGGCCAACGCCATCCGCTTCTGCGGTGCCGAACCCGTGTTCGCCGACGTGGACCCGCGGACGTGTAACCTCGACCCGGCCGCGGTCGAACGGGTCGTCCAGCGCGAGCCCGTCGACGCCATCCTCGCGGTCCACCTCTACGGCCTGCCGGCCGGGATGGACCGCCTGCGTCGGCTGGCCGACCGCCACTCGCTGCTCCTCGTGGAGGACGCTGCGCAGGCCCACGGCGCGACCTACCGCGGCGAGTCGGTCGGCGCTCTGGGCGACGCAGCGGCGTTCTCGTTCTACCCCACGAAGAACATGACCACGGGCGAGGGCGGGATGGTGACGACGGACGACGAGGCGGTCGCCGAGCGGGCCGCCCGCTTCGTCAATCACGGCCGGAGCGACGCCTCGACTCACGAGGCGCTCGGGCACAACTTCCGGCTGACGAGCGTCGCGGCCGCCATCGGCCGGGTCCAGCTGGAGCGGCTCCCCGAGTTCGTCGAGGCGCGGCGTGCGAACGCCCGTCGGCTCGACGAGGCCGTCGCGGAGACGGCGCTCGTCGGTCCGCCGGACCCACCCGGAGTCCGACACGCCTACCACCAGTACACGGTCCGCTCGGACGACCGCGAGCGGCTCGAGCGGCACCTCGAAGACGCCGGCGTCGGGACGGGCGTCTACTACCCGAGGCCCATCCACGAACAGCCGGCGTACGACCACGTCGACGCCTCGCTCCCGGTCGCCGAGCGCCTCGCCGAGGAGGTGCTCTCGGTGCCGGTCCACCCGGCGCTCGACGAGCACGAACTCGAGACCGTGGCCGACGCACTCGGGGGGTACGACCATGCCTGA
- a CDS encoding Gfo/Idh/MocA family protein, whose translation MPEPVRVGVVGVGSMGANHVRVYRELPEADLRGVADADADRAAEVGDQYGTRAVAREALLEQVDAVSIAAPTRYHYPLTRAAIDEGVGVLVEKPFVEDPHEGQRLVARAAAAGVPLQVGHIERFNPAVEVLGEVVSGRDLIAVEARRLGPPVGRNIGDGVVLDLMVHDLDVLLSLVDSEVCHVDAAGTRDNQYVAANVGFEDGTVGTLTASRLTQQKVRELSVTTEDSQVNLDYIDQSVHIHRNSAPAYVESDESVRYRNESVVERPMVESGEPLRRELAAFVECVRTGERPAVTGEDGLAVLELAREIDGLAAENAVDPMVRTA comes from the coding sequence ATGCCTGAGCCGGTGCGTGTCGGCGTCGTCGGCGTCGGGAGCATGGGTGCCAACCACGTGCGGGTCTACCGTGAACTCCCCGAGGCCGACCTCCGGGGGGTCGCCGACGCCGACGCCGACCGGGCGGCCGAGGTGGGCGACCAGTACGGGACGAGGGCTGTGGCACGCGAGGCGCTGCTCGAGCAGGTCGACGCGGTGTCGATCGCGGCCCCAACGCGATACCACTACCCCCTGACGCGGGCGGCCATCGACGAGGGGGTCGGCGTCCTCGTCGAGAAGCCGTTCGTCGAGGACCCACACGAGGGGCAGCGACTCGTCGCGCGGGCGGCGGCCGCCGGGGTGCCCCTACAGGTGGGGCACATCGAGCGGTTCAACCCGGCCGTCGAGGTGCTCGGCGAGGTGGTCTCGGGGCGGGACCTCATCGCGGTCGAGGCCCGCAGACTCGGCCCGCCCGTGGGCCGCAACATCGGCGACGGCGTCGTCCTCGACCTGATGGTCCACGACCTCGACGTGTTGCTCTCGCTGGTCGACAGCGAGGTGTGTCACGTCGACGCCGCCGGCACCCGCGACAACCAGTACGTCGCGGCGAACGTCGGCTTCGAGGACGGCACCGTCGGCACCCTCACGGCGAGTCGTCTCACGCAGCAGAAGGTCCGCGAACTCTCGGTCACCACCGAGGACTCGCAGGTGAACCTCGACTACATCGACCAGTCGGTCCACATCCACCGGAACTCGGCGCCCGCGTACGTCGAGTCGGACGAGAGCGTCCGCTACCGGAACGAGAGCGTCGTCGAGCGGCCGATGGTCGAGAGCGGGGAGCCGCTGCGGCGTGAGCTGGCCGCGTTCGTCGAGTGTGTCCGCACCGGCGAGCGTCCGGCCGTGACCGGAGAGGACGGCCTCGCCGTGCTCGAACTCGCCCGTGAGATAGACGGCCTGGCCGCGGAGAACGCGGTCGACCCCATGGTGAGGACCGCATGA
- a CDS encoding FkbM family methyltransferase: MSESPAALLKRLPRYLYRGSLKRALVATGLSAHLKRAYFRLYFALSGGTETVEFGDESATFEVTSYEEYHVVNVAGGAERPVIEALREELEPGDVFYDVGANVGTYTCVVGKAIDGGQVVAFEPYGPNRQRIRRNAELNRVDVDVLPVALSSTAGRVQLHVLDSTAPGTQESSIDPAYADTDRSVSVVDVDAVTGDSLVEEGRIPPPNVVKIDVEGAGPSVIDGLEATLAYEDCRVLCVEPHGNHETLVERIRDLGFRVDHVTLAGERSTESPTILARKPT, from the coding sequence ATGAGCGAGAGTCCGGCCGCGCTGTTGAAACGGCTCCCCCGGTACCTCTACCGGGGCTCCCTCAAGCGGGCGCTCGTAGCGACGGGACTCAGTGCCCACCTCAAACGAGCGTACTTCCGGCTCTACTTCGCCCTGTCCGGGGGCACCGAGACGGTCGAGTTCGGGGACGAAAGCGCGACGTTCGAGGTCACCAGCTACGAGGAGTACCACGTGGTGAACGTCGCGGGCGGGGCCGAACGCCCCGTCATCGAGGCGCTTCGCGAGGAACTGGAGCCCGGCGACGTGTTCTACGACGTCGGGGCCAACGTCGGGACCTACACCTGCGTGGTAGGGAAGGCTATCGACGGCGGCCAAGTGGTCGCCTTCGAACCGTACGGTCCGAACCGACAACGCATCCGGCGGAACGCCGAGTTGAACCGCGTCGACGTGGACGTCCTCCCCGTCGCGCTCTCGTCGACGGCAGGCCGCGTCCAGCTGCACGTGCTGGACTCGACCGCGCCGGGGACACAGGAGTCCTCCATCGACCCGGCGTACGCGGACACCGACCGCTCGGTGAGCGTCGTCGACGTCGACGCCGTCACCGGCGACAGCCTCGTCGAGGAGGGGCGGATTCCACCGCCGAACGTCGTCAAGATCGACGTCGAGGGAGCAGGACCGTCGGTCATCGACGGACTGGAGGCGACGCTGGCCTACGAGGACTGCCGCGTGCTCTGTGTCGAGCCCCACGGCAACCACGAGACGCTCGTCGAACGAATCCGCGACCTCGGCTTCCGTGTCGACCACGTCACACTCGCCGGGGAGCGCAGCACCGAGTCGCCGACGATACTCGCTCGGAAGCCGACCTGA
- a CDS encoding acyltransferase gives MSTPRLGDGCSVDTGVTFREPGDGQVPPVLGDDAVVRSGTIIYPDVVGGDRFVTGHDVLVREETTIGDDVLVGTQTVIDGATEVGSEVSLQTGVYVPRETTIGDRVFVGPRAVLTNDPYPLRREVDLVGPTLADGVSVGANATLLPGVTVGEGAFVAAGAVVTTDVPAETLAVGAPARHEPLPESLDAPNQR, from the coding sequence ATGAGCACCCCCCGACTCGGCGACGGCTGTTCGGTTGACACGGGCGTGACCTTCCGCGAACCCGGAGACGGGCAGGTCCCCCCGGTGCTCGGCGACGACGCCGTCGTCCGCTCGGGCACGATCATCTACCCGGACGTCGTCGGCGGCGACCGGTTCGTCACCGGGCACGACGTGCTCGTCCGCGAGGAGACCACCATCGGCGACGACGTGCTCGTCGGGACCCAGACGGTCATCGACGGGGCCACCGAGGTCGGCAGCGAGGTGAGCCTCCAGACCGGCGTCTACGTCCCGCGCGAGACGACCATCGGCGACCGGGTGTTCGTCGGGCCGCGCGCGGTCCTGACGAACGACCCCTACCCGCTCCGACGCGAGGTCGACCTCGTCGGGCCGACCCTCGCCGACGGCGTCTCCGTCGGCGCGAACGCGACGCTCCTCCCCGGTGTCACCGTGGGCGAGGGGGCGTTCGTCGCGGCGGGAGCAGTGGTCACCACGGACGTGCCGGCCGAGACGCTTGCGGTGGGCGCGCCGGCGCGACACGAGCCGCTCCCGGAGTCGCTCGACGCGCCGAACCAGCGGTAG
- a CDS encoding lipid II:glycine glycyltransferase FemX: MEIQRIDRTAWERALPAEGFEVFHTPAALDVLDAHTSGELHLLAGYKGERPAALLPVVVRRPAVGTVLLSPPPSMGVPRLGPLLMPASPKRRKHERLNRTFTEGVLERLDVDRASTMFRVVCSPSYADPRPYSWKGLDVNASFTYSLGVEGRSTDDLLASFSKSLRREIRDGEELDLTVEVLDGSDVSAAASVHEETRTRYQEQGRGYPLPWEYVRDLTRALGADDRCRIYVARDEDGAFLGGITVLYSNDAAYFWQGGTRTTHENVSINSLLHWRVVEDLVEDPPRESVTRYDLVGANTERLCRYKSKFGASLVPYYTVESGGARMRLAKRAYEFVKR, encoded by the coding sequence ATGGAGATACAACGGATCGATCGGACGGCGTGGGAGCGTGCACTCCCGGCCGAGGGGTTCGAGGTGTTCCACACACCGGCGGCCCTCGATGTGCTCGACGCGCACACATCCGGCGAACTGCACCTCCTCGCGGGCTACAAAGGTGAACGACCTGCGGCCCTGCTCCCGGTGGTGGTCCGTCGACCGGCGGTGGGGACGGTCCTGCTCTCGCCGCCCCCCTCGATGGGCGTCCCGCGACTGGGACCGCTCCTGATGCCGGCGAGTCCGAAGCGACGGAAACACGAGCGCCTCAATCGGACGTTCACCGAGGGCGTCCTCGAGCGACTGGATGTCGACAGAGCCAGCACGATGTTTCGCGTCGTCTGCTCGCCGAGTTACGCCGACCCACGCCCCTACAGCTGGAAGGGGCTGGACGTGAACGCCTCGTTTACCTACTCGCTCGGCGTCGAGGGGCGCTCGACGGACGACCTCCTCGCGTCGTTCAGCAAGAGCCTCCGCCGGGAGATACGCGACGGCGAGGAACTGGACCTGACTGTCGAAGTCTTGGACGGTAGTGACGTATCGGCCGCCGCCAGCGTCCACGAGGAGACCCGGACACGCTACCAGGAGCAAGGCCGGGGCTATCCACTGCCGTGGGAGTACGTTCGTGACCTGACCCGCGCGCTGGGGGCCGACGACCGCTGTCGGATCTACGTCGCACGCGACGAGGACGGGGCGTTCCTCGGCGGCATCACCGTACTCTACTCGAACGACGCGGCCTACTTCTGGCAGGGTGGGACGCGCACGACGCACGAGAACGTGAGCATCAACAGCCTCCTGCACTGGCGGGTCGTCGAGGATCTCGTAGAGGACCCGCCCCGCGAGAGCGTCACGCGGTACGACCTCGTCGGCGCGAACACGGAGCGGCTCTGCCGGTACAAGAGCAAGTTCGGTGCGAGCCTCGTGCCCTACTACACCGTCGAGTCGGGCGGTGCGAGGATGCGACTGGCCAAGCGAGCCTACGAGTTCGTCAAACGATGA
- a CDS encoding glycosyltransferase gives MSAHRVLNLVTNDEARFYRQQVDVLERQGVETTTLAVPTESLPWRSGDDTRSLVDYLRLYPRALRHSFGRYDLVHANYGLTAPAALAQPNHPVVVSLWGSDLLGTFGRLSRLCAHHADAVIVMSDEMAAALDDDCEVIPHGVDLSLFHPIPTAEAREPLDWRPDARHVLFPYPPDADVKDYPRAERVVAAARERLDSDVELQTVSGVPHDRMPLYMNAADALLLTSRHEGSPNVVKEALGCNLPIVATDVGDVSLRLDGVDPSAVGETDEELVDGLVDVLGTPRRSDGRASVQSLSLERMGEQIRGVYGRVADR, from the coding sequence ATGAGCGCGCACCGGGTCCTGAATCTTGTCACCAACGACGAGGCGAGGTTCTACAGACAGCAGGTCGACGTTCTCGAGCGACAGGGTGTCGAGACCACGACGCTCGCCGTCCCGACCGAAAGCCTGCCGTGGCGTTCCGGGGACGACACTCGGTCGCTGGTCGACTACCTCCGGCTCTATCCCCGAGCGCTTCGCCACTCCTTCGGCAGGTACGACCTCGTACACGCCAACTACGGCCTGACCGCGCCGGCGGCGCTGGCACAGCCGAACCACCCCGTCGTCGTCTCGCTCTGGGGGTCCGACCTCCTCGGCACGTTCGGACGCCTCAGCAGGTTATGCGCACACCACGCCGACGCCGTCATCGTGATGAGCGACGAGATGGCGGCGGCGCTGGACGACGACTGCGAGGTCATCCCCCACGGGGTCGACCTGTCGTTGTTCCACCCCATCCCGACGGCAGAAGCCCGCGAGCCCCTCGACTGGCGACCCGACGCCCGCCACGTACTGTTTCCCTACCCGCCCGACGCCGACGTGAAGGACTACCCCAGAGCCGAGCGGGTCGTGGCGGCCGCCAGAGAGCGGCTCGACAGTGACGTCGAGTTGCAGACGGTCTCCGGTGTCCCCCACGACCGGATGCCGCTGTACATGAACGCGGCCGACGCCCTGTTGCTCACCTCGAGACACGAGGGCTCGCCGAACGTGGTGAAGGAAGCCCTCGGCTGTAACCTCCCCATCGTCGCCACGGACGTCGGCGACGTGTCGCTGCGCCTCGACGGCGTCGATCCCTCGGCAGTCGGCGAGACCGACGAGGAACTCGTCGACGGACTGGTGGACGTGCTCGGGACCCCCCGACGCTCGGATGGGCGCGCGAGCGTCCAGTCGCTCAGTCTGGAACGGATGGGCGAGCAGATACGCGGCGTCTACGGGCGCGTGGCCGACCGATGA
- a CDS encoding flippase: protein MADGEESLGEHLASGLKALFAGRIVYIASNAALMVLLARAFLSPEQFGSLHFTLSVLGVAALLGTLGLPKSTARYLTEYLERDPSQIRHILRTSLLTFGLLTTVVGVGLALVSDPLARLLGQPSVAPMLVLGGVYVVTYSLTTHLSVVFQGFDRVEMSAALTGLSGVGRLVFAVGFVVAGAGAIGALGGYVAGYALAVLAGGVVLYRIYHRQFGPTEEVERGLARRLLRYSLPLTLTKGAGALDNKVDTILVGVLLNPAAVSYYVIAGQIYTVLATPAASFGFTLSPTIGRQRAIDSDGRAARLYEESLKYVLLLYVPAATGLALVAEPAIRFVFGTEYLPAAPVLQVFCVVLIVYTVNKITSDALDYLGRAKARAAGKSAMAVANALLNVFLIPVFGVVGAAAATGVTYTAYTLFNVVIIHQELSLDIRGLLTHLVVVTGIALGMAAMVRVTLPLVSGLVSLVAVVLFGGAVWMALSVLSGRLDVQRLRSFLT, encoded by the coding sequence ATGGCTGACGGTGAGGAGTCACTGGGCGAACACCTCGCGTCGGGCCTCAAGGCGCTGTTCGCTGGGCGAATCGTCTACATCGCCTCCAACGCCGCCCTGATGGTGCTGCTCGCGCGGGCGTTCCTCTCCCCGGAGCAGTTCGGCAGCCTCCACTTCACCCTCTCCGTGCTGGGGGTCGCCGCGCTGCTGGGGACGCTCGGCCTCCCGAAGTCCACCGCACGCTACCTGACCGAGTACCTCGAGCGCGATCCCTCGCAGATTCGACACATCCTCCGCACCTCGCTGCTCACGTTCGGCCTCTTGACCACAGTCGTGGGTGTCGGCCTCGCCCTCGTCAGCGACCCGCTCGCGCGACTCCTCGGTCAGCCATCGGTCGCCCCCATGCTGGTACTCGGAGGTGTTTACGTGGTGACCTACTCGCTCACGACCCACCTGTCGGTGGTGTTCCAGGGGTTCGACCGCGTGGAGATGAGCGCCGCGCTGACCGGGCTCTCGGGGGTGGGTCGTCTCGTCTTCGCCGTCGGATTCGTCGTGGCCGGCGCGGGCGCCATCGGCGCCCTCGGTGGCTACGTCGCGGGCTACGCCCTCGCCGTACTGGCCGGGGGGGTCGTCCTCTACCGAATCTACCACCGGCAGTTCGGACCGACCGAGGAGGTGGAGCGCGGCCTGGCGCGGCGACTGCTCCGCTACAGCCTCCCCCTCACGCTGACGAAGGGGGCCGGGGCGCTGGACAACAAGGTCGACACCATCCTCGTCGGCGTGCTGCTGAACCCGGCAGCAGTCTCGTACTACGTCATCGCCGGGCAGATATACACGGTGCTCGCAACGCCGGCTGCCTCGTTCGGGTTCACGCTCTCACCCACCATCGGGCGACAGCGCGCGATCGACTCGGACGGGCGGGCCGCCCGGCTCTACGAGGAGTCACTGAAGTACGTCCTCCTGCTGTACGTCCCTGCGGCCACCGGCCTCGCGCTCGTTGCGGAACCCGCCATCCGGTTCGTCTTTGGCACCGAGTACCTCCCAGCCGCGCCGGTGTTACAGGTGTTTTGCGTAGTCCTCATCGTCTACACGGTGAACAAGATTACTAGCGACGCACTGGACTACCTCGGCCGGGCGAAGGCCCGCGCCGCTGGCAAGAGCGCGATGGCCGTGGCGAACGCCCTGCTGAACGTCTTCCTCATCCCCGTCTTCGGTGTCGTCGGCGCCGCCGCCGCCACCGGCGTCACGTACACCGCGTACACGCTTTTCAACGTCGTCATCATCCACCAGGAGCTCTCGCTCGACATCCGGGGACTGCTCACGCATCTCGTCGTAGTCACCGGCATCGCGCTCGGGATGGCGGCGATGGTGAGGGTGACGCTTCCGCTAGTCTCCGGACTGGTCTCGCTCGTGGCGGTCGTCCTCTTCGGTGGCGCTGTCTGGATGGCACTCTCCGTCCTCAGCGGTCGGCTGGACGTCCAACGGCTCAGGTCGTTCCTCACGTGA